In Natrinema amylolyticum, the DNA window CCGCTATCAGGGCGGCGACAACGCTGGACATACCGTCGTCCACGACGGTACGAAGTACAAACTGTCGCTGGTGCCGTCGGGAGCCGTCCGAGGGAAGGTCGGCGTCCTCGGCAACGGCTGCGTCGTCAACCCCGAGACGCTGTTCGACGAGATCGATACCCTCCGCGACCGCGGGCTCGAGCCCGACGTTCGCGTCGCCGAGCGCGCACACGTTATTCTCCCCTATCACCGCGCGCTCGACGGCATCGAGGAGGAGGAAAAGGAGGACCTCGCCGCCGGCACGACCAAGCGCGGCATCGGCCCGACCTACGAGGACAAGGCCGGCCGCCGCGGCGTCCGCGTCGGCGACTTACTCGACCCCGATACGCTCCGCGAACGGCTCGAGTACGTCGTCCCTCAGAAGAAGGCCCTCGCCGAGGAGGTATTCGACAAGGAGACCGGCGAGGCGTTCGATATCGACCATCTCTACGAGACCTACCGCGAGTACGGCGAGCGCCTCGCCGAAGAGGAGATGACCGTCGACTGCGGCACCTTCCTCCAGGACCGGATCGACGCCGGGGAGAACGTCATGCTCGAGGGCGCGCAGGGAACCTCCCTCGACATCGACCACGGGGTCTACCCCTACGTCACTTCCTCGAACCCGACCGCGGGCGGCGCGACCGTCGGCACCGGACTCGGGCCGACCGTCATCGGCGACGGCGAGGTCATCGGGATCGTCAAGGCCTACCTCTCGCGGGTGGGGACCGGACCGCTGCCGACCGAACTCGGCGGCGTCGAGGATCAGACGCCCGACTACGACGCGGATCAGGGATCCAGTGAGGACGAAGAGGAGCTCGCGACCTACATTCGCGACGAGGGCGGGGAGTACGGTACCGTCACCGGCCGCCCGCGGCGGGTCGGCTGGCTCGACATGCCGATGCTCCGCCACGCGGCCCGCGCGAACGGCTTCACCGGGCTCGCGGTCAATCACATCGACGTCCTCTCCGGCCTCGACACGGTCGAGGTCGGCCACAGCTACGAGTTCGACGGCGAGGAGATCTTCACGATGCCACCGACCACCGAACAGTGGGGGCGCTGTGAAGCCACGTTCAAATCCTTCGATGGCTGGCCAGAGGTCGACTGGGCCGCGGTCGCCGAGGAGGGCTACGAAGCCATCCCCGAGAACGCGCGCACCTACCTCGAGTACATCAGCGACGAGCTCGACGCCCCCATCTACGCCGTCGGCGTCGGCCCCGGTCGCGGGGAGACCGTCGTCGTCGAGAACCCCTACGAGTAAGCCGCGAGGGGCCGTCGCGGACGACTCGCTCGCGACGTTCCCGAAACCTTTTGCTTCAGGCGGCAAGCCTACGTAGTATGAAGGAGTCGTTG includes these proteins:
- a CDS encoding adenylosuccinate synthase encodes the protein MTVTIVGSQLGDEGKGGVVDLYGDAADVVARYQGGDNAGHTVVHDGTKYKLSLVPSGAVRGKVGVLGNGCVVNPETLFDEIDTLRDRGLEPDVRVAERAHVILPYHRALDGIEEEEKEDLAAGTTKRGIGPTYEDKAGRRGVRVGDLLDPDTLRERLEYVVPQKKALAEEVFDKETGEAFDIDHLYETYREYGERLAEEEMTVDCGTFLQDRIDAGENVMLEGAQGTSLDIDHGVYPYVTSSNPTAGGATVGTGLGPTVIGDGEVIGIVKAYLSRVGTGPLPTELGGVEDQTPDYDADQGSSEDEEELATYIRDEGGEYGTVTGRPRRVGWLDMPMLRHAARANGFTGLAVNHIDVLSGLDTVEVGHSYEFDGEEIFTMPPTTEQWGRCEATFKSFDGWPEVDWAAVAEEGYEAIPENARTYLEYISDELDAPIYAVGVGPGRGETVVVENPYE